One stretch of Lacimicrobium alkaliphilum DNA includes these proteins:
- the rpsC gene encoding 30S ribosomal protein S3 — MGQKVHPTGIRLGISKPWTSTWYANTKEYADNLFNDHQVRQFLTKELKNASVSKIIIERPAKSIRVTIHTARPGVVIGKKGEDVEKLRKHVSNLAGVPAQINIAEVRKPELDAQLVGDSIASQLERRVMFRRAMKRAVQNAMRLGAKGIKVEVSGRLGGAEIARSEWYREGRVPLHTFRADIDYATSEANTTYGIIGVKVWIFKGEVLGGLPAATEQPAPTPKKKGRSAKQGG; from the coding sequence ATGGGACAGAAGGTACATCCTACAGGTATTCGCCTGGGTATCAGTAAACCATGGACTTCTACCTGGTACGCTAATACTAAAGAATATGCAGATAACCTGTTCAATGATCATCAGGTACGTCAGTTCCTGACCAAAGAGCTGAAGAATGCTTCAGTTTCCAAGATCATCATTGAACGCCCTGCGAAAAGCATCCGTGTCACCATTCACACTGCCCGTCCGGGTGTGGTGATTGGTAAGAAAGGTGAGGACGTAGAAAAACTGCGTAAGCACGTTTCTAATCTGGCCGGCGTACCTGCGCAAATTAACATTGCCGAAGTACGTAAGCCCGAGCTGGATGCGCAACTGGTTGGTGACAGTATCGCCAGTCAGCTTGAACGTCGTGTAATGTTCCGTCGCGCCATGAAGCGTGCGGTACAAAACGCCATGCGTCTGGGTGCCAAGGGTATCAAAGTAGAAGTAAGTGGTCGTCTTGGCGGCGCTGAAATTGCTCGTTCAGAATGGTATCGTGAAGGCCGTGTGCCGCTGCACACTTTCCGTGCAGACATCGATTACGCAACATCTGAAGCCAACACTACTTACGGTATCATCGGCGTAAAAGTGTGGATCTTCAAAGGTGAAGTATTGGGTGGCTTACCCGCTGCTACAGAGCAACCAGCTCCGACACCTAAGAAGAAAGGCCGCAGCGCTAAGCAAGGGGGCTAA